A stretch of DNA from Montipora foliosa isolate CH-2021 chromosome 4, ASM3666993v2, whole genome shotgun sequence:
TATTTTGGGTTTCTTGGCTGTCAAAATTGATTCCCTCTGTTTAAGGAGGGCGCACTATGCATGAAGCCTCAGTTTACCTGAACTTCGAGCAAATTCTGTATTTTTTACATTCCCTGACGCAGCCAGCTCCAGACCCGTGTGTCTAGAAAGCCCTTTGTTAAGATCTTTTAGGTTTTTGGGGGTGTAAAAATTAATTCCCTTTGTTTAAGGAGGACGCTCTACGCATGAAACCTCCAAACAACTatgggaggcagtgtggcccagtggtcagGGCGctggccttgagatccggagatcacgggttcaagacccgctctgaccgcTCGTTGTATTTGattctggtagtccctggttcaacttcccacctgaacttgtaaatagccaactgggattcttaacagttgttgttatcAGTCcctttcgttgtgtttcattggccctgaaaagcccctgtggggagcggtcaattatgtatgtatgtatgtatgtatgtatgtattgaaATGCGCTTCAGCTTTTGACAACACCAGAGCGGGTAAAACGTTTTGCAAGTGGTCGTTACACCCAGAAAAGTCTACTCATCtatatttttcttctttgttgccAAGCTTTTGGTCGACCTTAGTTGCTTTCGGTTTCGATACTAATCCCCTTGCATAACATAACAAGTACCATAAATATTTATGCATCATTCCATGAGTTCGTGTTGGACACGTGGTGGTATGAATAAGTTAGGGAATGCGAAGCACTGAAATGGTCAAAACCAGTCAGCTAACTTCATCAATACGTTTACTCATATTCATAGATAAATAATTAAACTTTGAAGCAGAGAAACTCAATTAACCTTTCTTCTAAACCTTCGATTCTCATTGGTTTACTAGATCTCAGTTAGCAGCCTTCGTACCCTCGTTTCAACTTATCCTAAAAGTGAGCGCAACAACCGTATATTCGGGCTCTTTCTTGTTCTCTCTCCCTCATTGCATGTCACTGATATTTCTTGTCTTTCCCCAGGCTCCCAGACGCTCTCTTTCCCGGTTGTACGACATATAAAAAAGAACCCAGCTTGTTGTTTGGTTGTCTTCaaaattgtttcttgttttactAAAACGCTGTGTCAAATGCACTACTCCGGCCATGCAACTTCCCACCAAAAAACGTGGCTTTCAGCAGgccacagcggccatgttggtgtatacctaaacaaagaaatggcggccatgatggtgtaccaaactaatcctacTAGTACTGCGCATGTATTAGATCTTCCCTTGATTACGCTTGTCCAGTTTTTCATTATTCTCTACCTCAGTATTTACAGTCGGAGTTAGAAAGTGTTCAGAAAAGAGCTCTGGCGTGTATTTTTCCTAGAATGCCGTACAGGGAAGCGTTAGAGCGCGCCTGTTTGCCCTCTATCAGGGAACACCACGAAGACATTACAAAGTCGTTATTTAGATCAATCAGCGAGAATCAGGACAATAAACTACATCACCTAATTCCTGAAGCCTACAGCCCTCATTACAATTTCAGGCGCCAAAGAACGTACGATGTACCAGCAGCCAAGACAAAGCGTTTTGCTAATTCGTTTTTCGTGAAGTGTGCGGCTGTAACCAACTCAAGTTTGAGATGAATGAgaatttttaaatataattttaagCCATTACATTTATATTTGTATATTTGTAGCTTGTAAATAATTACGCAATTCAGTATTTTACTGCGATGCGATTTAATAATAAACCAGTCAACCAGTCAACCAACCAGCAtttctagagttttgattggctaagccatcatggtgTAGGTGTATGAGCTATTttaccatgctctacaaatataAGTAACTACAAGCATTAGTTTTCTGCTCGTGGGCGCGTACGCACAAGTCGcacaataattaataatgtaaTACAGTCAACCTTCTCGTAAGAGGACACCATCGTGAATTGGAAAAAGCGTCCGTTTTAGAGCTGTCCGCTTTCGAGAATCATTCCCATAAGCGGccaccaaagaaaaaaagggtgGATGTTCGCTTAGGGAAGAGTTAGTTAGCGGGTGTTGCGTTTAGTATTGGGTAGCGAAAAATAGCAATTGAAACTTTATCGATGTCAAATGTTAAAActaggaaaaaaaatatatatacagtacAACAAAATATTCAACAAAACTTAAACGGGACTCATTGCTGCTGTCTATACATGTAACTCTGGTGCTAAAAGAACATTTCATTAATAAACAAGGTACTATCGTGAGTAGAGAAGGTTTGCTTGGTCCTATGGCAGTTaatttttggagaaattctCCTTTATGGTTGACTGCCTCCTTGCCAATAAAGGCTTCAGTCTCATCACGGTCCACTCACAGGCACCTCAAGCTCGTtatgagggaaagccaacaaaaatataaagatTTGTCAGGGAATCTCGATGAAAGACCTAAGAAGAAAATTTTATCTGAAACAAcaccaaacctttacaaaaatgataaCCAtaggcaggagcccatgagctCTTGCCataggcctaaacattatctaaagctaTTTTACCCTTCACCCCCTATCCAACCCCTTCCCCTCAccccctacccctcaccccTTACCCCCAAACCCCGGAATAGTCAGGCCGGTCAcaaaccgctaaaacacgcgtGTTGTGTACGCAACAAGAGTctgtttgttttcgttatgGAAATTTGctttgcttatcgtagcgatctgattggctgaatttcagctttgtcgggattttcatatatgaaaattgctCCACGACACGCAATGCCTGTAGGAGTGTTGGGTGAACGGGGGCCTTTAATAAGTTCATCGGCGCGCTAAAAGTGAAACTTCGAAGTGAAAACAGTAAAATTGTATCCCGGAGGTAAAGATTTCTGCAAAAAGAGTCTTACTGTAAACGGTTAAAGTGATGAGGATCTCAAAGGCAAGAAAGACAAGCAAGAAATTCTTCCGGCTCAAATTGTCACAGAGTTCTGAAACAGTGTTGCTAAGTTGGCTAGCGGTCCCCCAACGAGCAAAAACTTGAATTTTGTAACTAAGACCACAATTTGAGCGTCATTTGAAATACTCGTGGGAAAAAAGGATTCTGCGTTTCGAAAGTATTTTTTTACAATGGCTATTTACAGCTTCCATTTCCTGCCCGGCTTGTTTGTTAGTCTCTTTAACTTTATCCTATTCTAGTAtctcaaagaagaaaaacactttGCTCTTCATCGAAAATCAACAATAGCTGTTTATACCTTATTTACACTGTAAcagatagaaaaaaaaattgaaatatttatcCGCTTTCATTCCTCAACGGTGACTCCAACTCTATATTGGATCATTCAATTCACAGAGATTAACGAATGCATAAAATATGTAAGTTACCTAGTCCaatttgcacgaaaaatttaCTGATTAATTCTACTCGTTCTTTTTTCTGTGAAGTCTGAGTCTCTTTTTACTCTAATCGCTCATAAACTTTTTTTGAGAAATTCACTTCTTTTTTGCTTTGGTCATTTTACGCCTGGCTCACCCGGGCTTGTGACTTCGTTCTGGTGTAGAACATGAtgcttttctttctctcttccgCTGCTCTCGTCAACTGGTTTCCTTAAATTTAGCAATCGAAACTATTTTCGCCACACAATGTTGTATTCTTATTGACTGCGATGCATTCGAAGGTTTTGGATTTTACCACTTTTTGTGACCACGCTTGCGTTTTCGCCTTTTTTGCCGTTCCCCGTagacttgtttttgttttctgtttggTGTCGTCTTTCCTCTGCCTTCTCCTTGTTGCTCTCTTTCAAACTCTTTCTCTCCAGATTTGCCATCAAGAGTTTGATCTTTAACGGTATCATCGAACTTTCGAGCACTTTCGTTTTGTGAATCTGTGGTATTCGTCTTGTTCTCATTACCTCCCGTCTCTGGAGCGCCAGCCTCCTTCTGAGGACCTCTTGTCTGGTATCTCGGTACGTTTTGAGAATCAGCTGTGTGTTCCGGTTTGTTTTCATTGACACTTGGCTCTGGAGTGGCTGGTCGTCGAGATCGTCGCTTCTCCTTTTTTGGTGGCTTCGGCGATTGACCACGGAGGCTTGATCCAGGAAACGGTCTTCCGCTACAAGAATCATTTTGAAAGCGTCCTCTTTGAGAACGCCAAGATGattcaaaagtccttcgttgGTGATAAAAAGGTACTCCAGAAAATACGTCATCGTCACTTTCGTCGTCAAAGACCAATCCTCCAAACATTCTCGCCAACATAGCTTCCTGCATTCGACGTCTGATCATCTCTTGAAAAATGACAAAGCGAAAGAAACTTCCAAATCCACCCGCGTAAAATGGTTCGTGTTCGCTGGTGGAGCTCGAAGTCGAGATAATTCTCTGGTAGCTTTGACTTAGCTCTTGAAATTTCTCCGTCGCTCTTGGATCGCCGGGGTTTTTATCTGGATGACACTCGCGAGCTTTCTGCTTGTACGCTCTTTTGACTTCGTCCTCACTGGCATTTGTAGGAAGTCCAAGCAGCTCGTAACTTTCTCTCAAACTCGTAGCCATTTCTACTCCATATTGCTGCTATCTGATGCAAATGACTACCAATAAGTTTCCCTTGATGATCATTGCGTGTTAAACGGGTCATGTGCTCATTCAACATCCAATCAGGCAGCACCAAGGAAACTACGAAGCCATATCGAAATTCTCGGAATTGCCACAGCTTTTCTCAGAAAAGATGCATCTCAAAGGGACCAactaaaaatagttttttagttGTGGCAAAAAGCGTGAAAGGTAAATTTCACGAACACCCTTTGTCTGTTTTTTCACCGTGACAGTCTGGCACGATGCAATTAATCTTAAAACGCAGTTTGACAACTTGAGAGCGAACGCTGGCATGGCGTTTGTCAAAAATGTTTGATCTACTATATGATTAATAATTTTCAACGATTCACATTCGAACAGGTGCTAAAAGTTTCAGACGCCATCTTGACAAGTAGACAAACGCTTCGGAAATAACAGTTTTTAGGTGTAGGGATACCTTGTAAAAATCTTGAATGTCGAAAAATTTATGAATTGGAAAGTGAAGTTACTAGCCAGAGGATTTTAATCATGCAGACGCACGGAAAAAATTACGGATAAATGAATGAGAAATTTAAAATTGCACCAGGCGAATTTTAGAGCAGGCAGGAACATGAGATTTTCACATTAAAATCGTTTGGCTGGTAACTTCACTTTCCAATTCATAAATTTTTCGACATTCAAGGTTTTTACAAGTTATTTGACGTTGGAGTCCCTGCATTAACACCGCAGTTATTTCCGAAATGTTCGCCTACCCTTCAAGCTTCAAGATGGCGTCTGAAACCGTGAAATTTTCGAAGAAGTTTGAAAAACtttaataacaatgaccacaaccaggttttctgagcccacgTAGCCTGAGATCATGCCCTCTCCCTATTATCCCTTTATGCCTCTCACGGGAAGagcgttattttttttttcctctcgcCTCGTCCGcccttgattaaaaaaaaaaaaagaaaaaacgcctgatcgcaggttagagcCCGCGACACTGAGTAGCCCCAGCtaaccattgttttaacaaaaaccgctggtcagcaacctgaaGAGTTTACGACGTAACAGGGGCTCAGCGTATGGTCAGCAGTCTTGTAGTACCGTCATGTAGCGGCCATGACAGATCTCATCAAGGCTGATAGGGTCAAAATGGCGGCCTGTCAAGATGAACTTAGTCAAATGTCCTGTGAATATTTTGGGCAGTTTAAGGTGATAACCTTTACAATTCGGGTTTTAGTGTGAATTATTCTACGACGGCAAACTGTATTTTAGATGACTGGTAAATTCAATTTTTCGATcattaggccatcccctttttttctccgttAAGCGTTTTTagcgacccaaatttttggcattttccaaaaaagaaaaaaataggtaacgacgtttttaagccatttttatgtcgcataggagtttcggtggttgatccttttcccCACGCTgccttaattttgcaacaacatccaccaacttttccgccatattgattttgggttcacgtcttgttgttttcctggctccacagctatgatgctggggtaccaggtctccaattccgagaatgcttatgattttttctagtttttttttctttccgaccgaccgacccaatatcaggaaacgcattcgacgctaaACTAACTTGTAAACGAAACATATAATATCAGCGTATAAAAGTGAAGGCACTCAAATGTAGTTTTAGCCGCATTATATTTCAAACGCTTCCAGTTTGTTGATTTTGCCATATTACACCTACCAACCAACCTGGAAGTTATAcaattttttaaagcaaatagTTTgttaatatatatatgtagataGGCAATCCTAACAGGAGAGGAcctagttaaggacggtgcctactaattaaagatattttttccccagtgtgtgattatgcaggaaatgtagatcttaacaagtgttattgaaatccaaaaagaaaattgggggtaaccacgcatttttcaaagataattcatgaataatatttgtaaaaagctttaaaatgcaaagcaatgtatggcgttctttctcaaattgaatcttaattatctctcaaaaatgcatggttaccccctattttctttttagatactaagaatacttactaagatctactttctccggatagttttaaaccgcgcaaaaatatcgctgtattagtaagcatcggcgataggaaatccgagtatctggagatgcgcagaacgtatgcgcaataacaatagtaggcaccgtccttaacaacaAGAACCATCCATTTGTTTGCCTTTTACAGaacagaataaattaattagatCAGGCAATTGCAAAAAAACCACTCAGAATAGTCTAACTAAACGAGCTGAGTAGTTCAAAAAATGAGCTTGCATTTCCTTGGTTGTAACACACACACAACTAGTAGAGTTACGAAAGCCGATAAGGGACAACCgcaaaatatttgtcaaattaaaaaaaaattggaaatcacaatttttttggcAATAATAAAGCAGTGTTGAATAGTTTTTCAAATCTGAAATAATTTTACAAATCCTAGTAAAATTATGGGATCCACAAATACGTTTTTCTCATAAATTGAAAATAGTTTTCAATCCAAGAATCGCTGTGAAAtaccaaaaaatattttgaagttgcaaatttcttTGACACGTGATACTTGCTCCAGCAGTCAGCCAGCGTCACACGCCTCTCCCGCCTTCAAAACAGTGGAGTTTCGTGAGAAAGGAGTTTACAATAGAAAGCACGATGGTTTAGTCTGCCATAGATGTGGAAGAGACTTTGGAAACCACTAAGTATTCAGCCGTGGGTGTGGAGCACTAAAGAGACGTGACCACATGTCAAGTGGCGTTCGGGTCCGGTGTATGATCGACGTTGAAGCTTCCTAGGGGTCTTCCTAGCCTTTCGAAGTGCAAATGTATCTTGGTCCAACTTTCGTATTAAAAGTTTGCATGACCATGTCTCGAAGAACTGTAAAGCTTGTTCCTGGCTTATTCCGCGATATCCAAGAAGAGATGAAGGGACCTCAATTTGACGTTTGATAATTTCCCGAAAGAAGTGCTCGAATGAACTAGGCGGTTTCTTCTTTGCAACCCATATATACTAACGTAGACTTCTTTTCAAAGTTCTCCCGTTCATAGAAATCCCATGGTCTTCTAGCAGAAAGTGCGCAATGGTTTCATAACGAAATTCTCTTTCAAAGtaattttgattttaataatattaattggATTTCTCCTCTGTCGATTCGCACAACACACTATCCTGCTCACGTCTTTAGTGTTCCACATCCACGGCAAAATACCTTGTTGTTCCCAAATTCTCTTACACCTTTATAGCAGACTGAACCATCGTGCTTTCTATTGTAAGCTCCTTTCTCACGAAAGTCCACCATTTTGGGGGCGGAAGAGGCGTGTGACGTTGGCTGACTGCTGGTGCAATTATCacgtgacaaaaaaataatttccgaattcaaaatatattttcgTATTTCACAGCGATTCTTGGATTGAAAACTATTCTCGAATTTGGATCCAATAATTTTAATAGGATGGTAAAAGTATTTCAGATTTTAAAAACTCTTCCACACTGATTTGCAATTgtgatttccaatttttttttggggtttgaaaaatattttgcgaTTGTCCCTTATCGGCATCCGTATAGAGTAGCTGAGAagataaataatga
This window harbors:
- the LOC138001185 gene encoding uncharacterized protein translates to MATSLRESYELLGLPTNASEDEVKRAYKQKARECHPDKNPGDPRATEKFQELSQSYQRIISTSSSTSEHEPFYAGGFGSFFRFVIFQEMIRRRMQEAMLARMFGGLVFDDESDDDVFSGVPFYHQRRTFESSWRSQRGRFQNDSCSGRPFPGSSLRGQSPKPPKKEKRRSRRPATPEPSVNENKPEHTADSQNVPRYQTRGPQKEAGAPETGGNENKTNTTDSQNESARKFDDTVKDQTLDGKSGEKEFEREQQGEGRGKTTPNRKQKQVYGERQKRRKRKRGHKKW